A part of Clostridium novyi genomic DNA contains:
- a CDS encoding GNAT family N-acetyltransferase yields MYTLDILNKSNLNEFSNLNELRFKFNKLNKDFWESYYNLNNVQLLLLRKKLKLLKKGGKYIGYIWLGNKTNNICKINSMYIIESNILLDEYSYLINNIDVSYPLIYQCEKNRYNFEILCDLGFKKKHGMIEMSQELKKLKDLYIPHDISFKKFIRGKDEPIRCFIQNTVFDSKDRVPLKIEDIYYDEMQEYYCEDSSIFMKKGKAYIGYGQIILRQNIPFIVNFGILPEYQNKGYGMLFLKYLLNLLYKKNKCFVKINVTSENYKALTLYKRMGFNEDYEKSRWYFSK; encoded by the coding sequence ATGTATACTTTAGACATACTTAATAAAAGCAACTTAAATGAATTTAGTAATCTAAATGAACTTAGGTTTAAATTTAACAAATTAAATAAAGATTTTTGGGAATCATACTATAATTTAAATAATGTTCAACTACTTTTACTGAGAAAAAAATTAAAACTGTTAAAAAAAGGAGGAAAATATATAGGATATATTTGGCTGGGAAATAAGACTAACAATATATGTAAAATTAATTCTATGTATATAATTGAGAGTAATATATTATTAGATGAGTATTCATATTTAATAAATAATATAGATGTTTCCTATCCATTAATATATCAATGTGAAAAAAATAGATATAACTTTGAAATTTTATGTGATTTAGGGTTTAAGAAAAAACATGGAATGATTGAAATGAGCCAAGAACTAAAAAAATTAAAAGATTTGTATATTCCACATGATATATCTTTCAAAAAGTTTATTAGAGGTAAGGATGAACCTATTCGTTGTTTTATACAAAATACTGTATTTGATTCAAAAGATAGAGTGCCATTAAAGATTGAAGATATATATTATGATGAAATGCAAGAATATTATTGTGAAGATTCATCTATATTTATGAAAAAAGGTAAAGCATATATTGGATATGGACAAATTATTTTAAGACAAAATATACCTTTTATAGTCAATTTCGGAATACTACCAGAATATCAGAATAAGGGATATGGTATGCTTTTTTTAAAGTATTTATTAAATTTATTATATAAAAAAAACAAATGTTTTGTGAAAATAAATGTAACCTCTGAAAATTATAAAGCATTAACCTTGTATAAAAGAATGGGATTTAATGAAGATTATGAAAAATCAAGATGGTATTTCTCCAAGTAA
- a CDS encoding bifunctional 4-hydroxy-3-methylbut-2-enyl diphosphate reductase/30S ribosomal protein S1, producing MMKIQLADKAGFCFGVNRAVDTALNSREKYNKPIYTLGPLIHNNDVVKFLKSKDINSIELEDLDNLKENDVIVIRSHGITPKVFDILKEKKFIIADATCPYVAHIHERVKKYYELGYKIVIVGDSNHPEVIGINGYCNDTAIISKDGLNISKLPAKVCIVAQTTEKQENFQKVTEKIKPLCDELITFNTICNATKIRQEAASILSQNVDTMVVIGGFHSSNTTKLFEICKNNCKNTIHIENVKQIPKELINSSNNIGVTAGASTPDWIIKEAILKMSEYTNSELNEQLAYMEQNDVKIAVGDTVKGQIISLNEKEAFINIGHKKDGIIPLKEATRDENVSMKDLFNVGDEIEAKVISLKNSDDCIVLSKIEIEREEAFKEIENAFNNKSQITISIKESVNGGIIGRYKGVRVFVPASHVELFHVNDLSNYIGQDMQVKIIEFKVNKRVTKIVASRRELLIKAQAEKEEEAWNTLKKDEVIEGEIRRLTSFGAFVDVNGIDGLLHVSEISWGRVEKPEDVLKVGEKVKVFILDIDKENKKLSLSIKKLTDDPWTNIEEKYPIGSIVLGKVVRFADFGAFVQLEPGVDGLVHVSEISYKRINKPSDVLKLNEEVKAKILNVNKDGKRLSLSIKEAE from the coding sequence AGCAGGTTTTTGTTTTGGTGTTAATAGAGCTGTAGATACAGCTTTAAACTCTAGAGAAAAATATAATAAACCTATATATACATTAGGACCATTAATACATAACAACGATGTTGTTAAATTTTTGAAATCAAAAGATATTAATTCTATAGAATTAGAAGATTTAGATAACTTAAAAGAAAATGATGTTATAGTAATAAGGTCTCATGGAATAACTCCTAAAGTTTTTGATATTCTAAAGGAAAAAAAATTTATAATAGCTGATGCTACATGTCCTTATGTAGCACATATACATGAAAGAGTAAAAAAATATTATGAACTTGGTTATAAAATAGTTATAGTTGGAGACTCAAATCATCCTGAAGTCATAGGTATAAATGGTTATTGTAATGATACAGCTATTATATCTAAAGATGGATTGAATATTAGTAAGTTACCAGCGAAAGTATGTATAGTAGCTCAAACTACTGAAAAGCAAGAAAATTTTCAAAAGGTAACTGAAAAAATAAAGCCTTTATGTGATGAACTTATAACCTTTAATACCATATGTAATGCTACTAAAATAAGACAAGAAGCTGCATCTATATTATCACAGAATGTAGATACTATGGTTGTAATTGGAGGATTTCATAGTTCTAATACAACTAAGCTATTTGAAATTTGTAAGAATAACTGTAAAAATACTATTCACATTGAAAATGTAAAACAGATACCTAAAGAATTAATAAATTCTAGCAATAATATAGGTGTTACAGCAGGAGCTTCAACACCTGATTGGATTATAAAGGAGGCAATATTAAAAATGAGTGAATACACTAATTCAGAATTGAATGAACAATTGGCTTACATGGAACAAAATGATGTTAAAATAGCTGTAGGTGATACTGTAAAAGGACAAATTATATCATTAAATGAAAAAGAAGCTTTTATTAATATAGGACATAAAAAAGATGGTATAATTCCTTTAAAAGAAGCTACTAGAGATGAAAATGTTTCAATGAAAGATTTATTCAATGTAGGTGATGAGATAGAAGCTAAAGTAATAAGTCTTAAAAATAGTGATGATTGTATAGTACTATCAAAAATAGAAATTGAAAGAGAAGAAGCTTTTAAAGAAATAGAAAATGCTTTTAATAATAAAAGTCAAATAACAATATCTATAAAAGAATCTGTTAATGGAGGAATTATAGGAAGATATAAAGGAGTTAGAGTATTTGTTCCTGCATCACATGTAGAACTTTTTCATGTAAATGATTTAAGTAATTATATAGGTCAAGACATGCAAGTTAAAATTATCGAGTTTAAAGTTAATAAAAGAGTAACAAAAATTGTAGCATCTAGAAGAGAATTACTAATTAAAGCACAAGCAGAAAAAGAAGAAGAAGCATGGAATACACTTAAAAAAGATGAAGTTATAGAAGGTGAAATTAGAAGATTAACTTCTTTTGGTGCATTTGTAGATGTAAATGGTATAGATGGATTATTACACGTTTCTGAAATTTCTTGGGGTAGAGTAGAAAAACCTGAAGATGTTTTAAAAGTGGGTGAAAAAGTTAAAGTATTTATATTGGATATAGATAAAGAAAATAAAAAATTATCTTTATCTATTAAGAAATTAACAGATGATCCATGGACTAATATAGAAGAAAAATATCCTATAGGATCTATTGTTTTAGGAAAAGTAGTTCGTTTTGCTGATTTTGGTGCATTTGTACAATTAGAACCAGGAGTAGATGGATTAGTACATGTTTCTGAAATAAGTTATAAAAGAATAAATAAGCCAAGTGATGTATTGAAATTAAATGAAGAAGTTAAAGCAAAAATTTTAAATGTAAATAAAGATGGAAAAAGATTAAGTCTAAGTATAAAAGAAGCAGAATAG
- a CDS encoding GH25 family lysozyme, which yields MQSRGNKYIKGIDISKWETGIDYKKVRESKDVVIIKATEGVNFIDSMFERHYIGCKEAGFKIGFYHFFSDKTDPTEQARNFWNAIKGKQLDILPVLDIETSIRSKREVTNRCLEFLQEMKILSGYNCIVYTYTSFAIEKLDTRLSKYPLWIAHYGVSTPGNNGIWNSWVGFQYTDKERVPGVPNPCDADYFTEGIFIEDRGIRCLNLDANNNELWKKSINGPLVKELQRELNIQFNKNLNIDGYFGENTLNACILVRRGAKGNITKIIQQRLLNKGYSLGVYGLDGVFGTKTEMAVKRFQKDCGLKIDGIVGRETWKALFRK from the coding sequence ATGCAAAGTAGAGGCAATAAATATATTAAAGGAATTGATATTTCTAAATGGGAAACAGGAATTGACTACAAAAAAGTAAGAGAAAGTAAAGATGTTGTTATAATAAAAGCTACAGAGGGTGTTAATTTTATAGATTCAATGTTTGAAAGACATTATATTGGGTGTAAAGAAGCTGGCTTTAAGATAGGATTTTATCATTTCTTTAGTGATAAAACAGATCCTACTGAACAAGCACGCAATTTTTGGAATGCTATAAAAGGTAAACAGTTAGATATATTACCTGTTTTAGATATAGAAACTTCAATTAGATCTAAAAGAGAAGTTACCAATAGATGTTTAGAATTTTTACAAGAAATGAAAATATTAAGTGGATATAACTGTATAGTCTACACTTATACTTCTTTTGCAATAGAAAAATTAGATACTAGATTATCAAAGTATCCTTTGTGGATAGCGCATTATGGAGTTAGCACTCCTGGAAATAATGGTATATGGAATAGCTGGGTAGGATTTCAATATACAGATAAGGAACGGGTGCCAGGTGTTCCAAATCCATGTGATGCAGATTATTTCACAGAAGGAATATTTATTGAAGATAGAGGAATTAGATGTTTAAATTTAGATGCTAATAACAATGAATTATGGAAAAAGAGTATAAATGGACCATTAGTAAAAGAACTTCAAAGAGAATTAAATATACAGTTTAATAAAAATTTAAATATTGATGGTTATTTTGGAGAAAATACACTTAATGCTTGTATTTTAGTTCGTAGAGGAGCAAAGGGGAATATAACAAAAATAATACAACAAAGATTACTAAACAAAGGGTATAGTTTAGGAGTATATGGATTAGACGGAGTTTTTGGAACTAAAACTGAAATGGCAGTTAAAAGATTCCAAAAAGATTGTGGACTTAAAATAGATGGAATAGTAGGAAGAGAAACATGGAAAGCATTATTTAGAAAATAA
- a CDS encoding vanadium-dependent haloperoxidase → MSKFRWNEIPYPGENFGPIGEGEDAGSWPLKFFERNDNDEFYDLKGNKIAFEIQTPNDTMSFGVNQLNQIKTILSNLTDKQKETALYWSSDNLILLYLNNVITLLKNYRVSTMDSARILSIMGDAFNDAMVLTYYFKYKFQIPRPIQIDSKLNTYLQSSYDPSYPVGHAVIAGMASTVLSYFFPDETDQLSNTAKEAAMSKVYAGIHYPIDAEQGLRLGKQIGSIIINSIKDESNSFGNSINNIYRK, encoded by the coding sequence ATGAGTAAATTTAGATGGAATGAAATCCCTTATCCTGGTGAGAATTTTGGACCGATTGGAGAAGGAGAAGATGCAGGAAGTTGGCCTTTAAAATTTTTTGAAAGAAATGACAATGATGAATTTTATGATTTAAAAGGTAATAAGATAGCTTTTGAAATACAAACTCCAAATGATACTATGAGCTTTGGTGTTAATCAGTTAAATCAAATTAAAACCATATTATCAAATTTAACAGATAAGCAAAAAGAAACAGCATTATATTGGAGTTCTGACAATTTAATTCTTCTATATCTTAACAATGTAATCACATTATTAAAGAATTATAGAGTATCGACTATGGATTCAGCTAGAATATTATCTATAATGGGAGATGCATTTAATGATGCTATGGTTTTAACATACTATTTTAAATATAAGTTTCAAATTCCAAGACCAATTCAAATAGACTCTAAACTTAACACATATTTACAATCTAGTTATGATCCAAGTTATCCTGTTGGTCATGCAGTAATAGCTGGTATGGCATCAACAGTATTATCATATTTTTTCCCAGATGAAACAGATCAATTAAGTAATACAGCTAAAGAAGCAGCTATGTCTAAGGTATATGCTGGAATTCATTATCCTATAGATGCTGAACAAGGATTAAGACTAGGAAAACAAATAGGTTCTATAATAATTAACAGTATTAAAGATGAAAGCAATTCTTTTGGAAATAGTATAAATAATATATATAGAAAATAG
- the gltS gene encoding sodium/glutamate symporter, with amino-acid sequence MNIKLDIFSTMALATLVFYIGIYCKNKINTFSKYCIPAPVIGGLLFAILVLILKVNNVATITLDTTLQNIFMTAFFTSIGFTASIKVLKKGGIKVIIFLLLSILLVISQNILGVSLAKIFKLNPLLGLCIGSISMIGGHGTSGSFGPLLEGLNVKGATTVAFASATFGLIMGSLLGGLVAKKLIERNKLNTPKISEDASIPLSDFHEDDTAILCHTRLMHAVSWIFVSMGIGTIISKFIENLDLTFPSYIGAMMAAAIIRNICDFKKIELENKEIETIGGISLAFFLSMALMGLKLWELFDLALPMFVMLVGQALLMFLFSYFVVFKVLGENYDAAVFASANCGFGMGATPNAVANMDALTIKFGFAPTPYLVVPIVGCLFIDFVNTAVITIFINFIH; translated from the coding sequence ATGAACATTAAACTAGATATATTTTCAACTATGGCTTTAGCTACTCTTGTATTTTACATTGGAATATACTGTAAAAATAAAATAAATACTTTTTCTAAGTATTGTATACCAGCACCAGTTATCGGTGGACTCTTATTTGCAATATTAGTTTTAATTTTAAAAGTAAATAATGTGGCAACTATAACTTTAGATACAACACTTCAAAATATATTTATGACAGCATTTTTCACTAGTATTGGATTTACTGCAAGTATTAAGGTATTAAAAAAGGGTGGTATTAAGGTAATTATATTTTTATTACTATCAATACTATTAGTAATTTCTCAAAATATTTTAGGTGTTTCCCTCGCTAAGATATTTAAATTAAACCCTTTACTAGGTCTTTGTATAGGCTCTATTTCTATGATAGGTGGTCATGGAACATCTGGTTCTTTTGGTCCCCTTTTAGAAGGTTTAAATGTTAAAGGTGCTACTACGGTTGCCTTTGCATCAGCAACTTTTGGACTTATAATGGGAAGTCTACTAGGTGGACTAGTTGCAAAAAAATTAATCGAACGTAATAAATTAAACACGCCTAAAATATCAGAGGATGCTTCTATTCCATTAAGTGATTTCCATGAAGACGATACTGCAATTTTATGTCATACAAGATTAATGCATGCTGTATCTTGGATTTTTGTATCTATGGGAATTGGTACTATAATATCTAAATTTATTGAAAACTTAGATTTAACATTTCCATCTTACATAGGTGCTATGATGGCAGCAGCTATTATTAGAAATATTTGTGATTTTAAAAAGATTGAATTAGAAAATAAAGAAATAGAAACTATAGGTGGTATTAGTTTAGCTTTCTTTTTATCCATGGCTCTTATGGGATTAAAACTTTGGGAATTATTCGACTTAGCATTGCCTATGTTTGTAATGTTAGTAGGACAAGCATTACTTATGTTCTTATTTTCTTATTTTGTTGTCTTTAAAGTTTTAGGGGAAAATTATGATGCAGCTGTTTTTGCTTCAGCCAATTGTGGTTTTGGAATGGGCGCTACTCCAAATGCTGTAGCTAATATGGATGCATTAACAATAAAATTTGGTTTTGCACCAACTCCTTATTTAGTAGTTCCTATTGTTGGATGTCTATTTATAGATTTTGTAAATACAGCAGTAATTACTATATTTATCAACTTTATTCATTAG